In one Halorubrum sp. CBA1229 genomic region, the following are encoded:
- a CDS encoding uracil-DNA glycosylase family protein encodes MDANQQEFRNPFGMDTACENCPELCGERERVVHGYGDVGAEFLVVGTRPTAAAEANGVPFTGADGGERVQSIFADLGFVRSPPDAAEPDVQNVFFTSLTRCRHPDREPTDREVDTCEPFLNAEIRMINPQIIVPVGERPLRELAVEYTTRRPDSFDVDAEHATTIRGRGFELVPMKEPTEMTDAEADAFREHMRENVLSRDYRQTKGRQSR; translated from the coding sequence GTGGACGCGAACCAACAGGAGTTCCGGAACCCGTTCGGGATGGACACGGCGTGCGAGAACTGTCCCGAGCTGTGCGGCGAGCGAGAGCGCGTCGTCCACGGCTACGGCGACGTGGGCGCCGAGTTCCTCGTCGTCGGGACCCGGCCGACGGCGGCCGCCGAGGCGAACGGCGTGCCCTTCACCGGGGCGGACGGGGGCGAGCGGGTCCAGTCGATCTTCGCCGACCTCGGGTTCGTCCGGTCCCCGCCCGACGCGGCGGAGCCGGACGTCCAGAACGTCTTCTTCACGAGCCTGACGCGCTGTCGACACCCGGACCGCGAGCCGACCGACCGCGAGGTCGACACCTGCGAGCCGTTCCTCAACGCGGAGATCCGGATGATCAACCCGCAGATTATCGTCCCCGTCGGGGAACGTCCCCTCCGCGAGCTCGCGGTGGAGTACACGACGCGGCGGCCCGACTCCTTCGACGTCGACGCCGAACACGCGACGACGATCCGCGGGCGCGGGTTCGAGCTGGTCCCGATGAAAGAGCCCACCGAGATGACCGACGCAGAGGCCGACGCCTTCCGCGAGCACATGCGGGAGAACGTGTTGAGCCGGGACTACCGACAGACGAAGGGCCGGCAGAGTCGGTGA
- a CDS encoding TetR/AcrR family transcriptional regulator codes for MSDQPSAADEIMDGVYRALRAHGYADVTMQDIADECSKSKSLLHYHYDTKEDLLVAFLDYVITDSEARIRAHADDPPAERLAGFVGWFVFEADAADREAFHIALLELRTQGPFNDRIREQLVRSDRLLRGTVADILESGIEEGTFREVDVEETAALIVATLDGARTRQITLTDGAEGTDGTADLDESGGTDTGTDATGEDDVEDAAGEDDVEDAAGEDDRTDGATGEDGATARGLPEPTYTRRVAEATLQRIVEPLLAEGVELPSLTSDIDVLTRDGEPE; via the coding sequence ATGAGCGACCAGCCGAGCGCGGCCGACGAGATCATGGACGGGGTCTACCGCGCGCTCCGCGCACACGGCTACGCCGACGTGACGATGCAGGACATCGCCGACGAGTGCTCGAAGAGCAAGTCGCTGCTCCACTACCACTACGACACGAAAGAGGACCTGCTCGTCGCGTTCCTCGACTACGTCATCACCGACTCAGAGGCCCGGATCCGCGCCCACGCCGACGACCCGCCGGCCGAGCGGCTCGCGGGGTTCGTCGGCTGGTTCGTCTTCGAGGCCGACGCTGCCGACCGCGAGGCGTTCCACATCGCCCTCCTCGAGCTCCGCACGCAGGGTCCGTTCAACGACCGCATCCGCGAGCAGCTGGTCAGGAGCGACCGACTCCTCCGCGGGACCGTCGCCGACATCCTCGAATCGGGGATCGAGGAGGGAACGTTCCGCGAGGTCGACGTCGAGGAGACGGCGGCGCTGATCGTCGCCACCCTCGACGGCGCGCGGACCCGACAGATCACCCTCACCGACGGGGCGGAGGGAACCGACGGGACAGCGGACCTCGACGAGTCAGGGGGGACGGACACCGGCACGGACGCGACCGGCGAGGACGACGTGGAAGACGCGGCCGGCGAGGACGACGTGGAAGACGCGGCCGGCGAGGACGACAGAACCGACGGAGCGACCGGCGAAGACGGCGCGACCGCTCGCGGCCTTCCCGAGCCGACGTACACCCGTCGGGTCGCCGAGGCGACGCTCCAGCGTATCGTCGAGCCGCTGCTTGCCGAGGGCGTGGAACTGCCGTCGCTGACGAGCGACATCGACGTACTGACCCGCGACGGCGAGCCGGAATGA
- a CDS encoding FAD-binding protein yields MHEHDVIVVGAGGAGLRAAIAAQEAGADVAIVSKLHPVRSHTGAAEGGINAALRDADSWQDHAYDTMKGSDYLGDAPAVEALCQESPEEVIQLEHWGMPFSREEDGRVSQRPFGGLSFPRTTYAGAETGHQMLHTMYEQVVKRGVTVYDEWHVMDLAVTDEEDPADRTCHGVVAYDIQSGEVSGFRADNGVILATGGMGQVFDHTTNAVANTGDGVAMAYRAGVPMEDMEFIQFHPTTLPSTGVLISEGVRGEGGILYNSEGERFMFEHGYANNDGELASRDVVSRAELTEVNEGRGIEDEYVHLDMRHLGEERILDRLENILHLAEDFEGADGLTEPMPVKPGQHYAMGGIETNEFGETVIGGLYAAGECACASVHGANRLGGNALPELIVFGKRAGRHAAGEDMGEAEITTGKDGEWEAADYEFEVEVGDTGGRDPAAADGGAVATDGESVLEAEVDRAKDRVDELLARKGRNHAEIRSQVQETMTDNVNVFREEGRLEETLGDLREAREAYKDVAVSDPSRTFNTDLIHTMETRNILDIAEALTMGALARKEFRGAHWRKEHQERKDDEWLKHTLVSWNDGEPELWYKPTILEGENKTYEPKSRSY; encoded by the coding sequence ATGCACGAACACGACGTCATCGTTGTCGGCGCCGGGGGGGCCGGACTCCGGGCGGCGATCGCGGCACAGGAAGCCGGGGCCGACGTGGCCATCGTCTCGAAACTGCACCCGGTCCGCTCGCACACGGGCGCGGCCGAGGGCGGCATCAACGCGGCGCTGCGCGACGCCGACTCCTGGCAGGACCACGCGTACGACACCATGAAGGGGTCGGACTACCTCGGCGACGCGCCGGCGGTCGAGGCCCTCTGTCAGGAGAGCCCGGAGGAGGTCATCCAGCTCGAACACTGGGGAATGCCGTTCTCCCGCGAGGAGGACGGCCGCGTCTCCCAGCGGCCGTTCGGCGGGCTCTCCTTCCCCCGGACGACGTACGCCGGCGCCGAGACCGGTCACCAGATGCTCCACACGATGTACGAGCAGGTGGTCAAACGCGGCGTCACGGTGTACGACGAGTGGCACGTGATGGACCTGGCCGTCACCGACGAGGAGGACCCGGCCGACCGCACCTGCCACGGCGTCGTCGCCTACGACATCCAGAGCGGCGAGGTCAGCGGCTTCCGCGCCGACAACGGCGTCATCCTCGCGACCGGCGGGATGGGGCAGGTGTTCGACCACACCACGAACGCGGTCGCGAACACCGGCGACGGCGTCGCGATGGCGTACCGCGCTGGCGTCCCGATGGAGGACATGGAGTTCATCCAGTTCCACCCGACGACGCTGCCGTCGACGGGCGTCCTGATCTCCGAGGGCGTCCGCGGTGAGGGGGGCATCCTCTACAACAGCGAGGGCGAGCGCTTCATGTTCGAACACGGCTACGCCAACAACGACGGCGAGCTCGCCTCCCGCGACGTCGTCTCCCGCGCCGAGCTGACGGAGGTCAACGAGGGACGCGGCATCGAGGACGAGTACGTCCACCTCGACATGCGGCATTTAGGCGAGGAGCGCATCCTCGACCGGCTGGAGAACATCCTCCACCTCGCGGAGGACTTCGAGGGCGCCGACGGGCTCACGGAGCCGATGCCGGTCAAGCCGGGCCAGCACTACGCGATGGGCGGCATCGAGACGAACGAGTTCGGCGAGACCGTCATCGGCGGACTGTACGCCGCCGGCGAGTGCGCCTGCGCGTCGGTCCACGGCGCGAACCGCCTCGGCGGCAACGCCCTCCCCGAGCTCATCGTCTTCGGCAAGCGCGCCGGTCGCCACGCGGCCGGTGAGGACATGGGCGAGGCCGAGATCACGACCGGCAAGGACGGCGAGTGGGAGGCCGCGGACTACGAGTTCGAGGTCGAGGTCGGCGACACGGGCGGGCGGGACCCGGCCGCGGCCGACGGCGGCGCGGTGGCGACGGACGGCGAGAGCGTGCTCGAAGCGGAGGTCGACCGCGCCAAGGACCGCGTCGACGAGCTCCTCGCGCGAAAGGGGCGCAACCACGCGGAGATCCGGTCACAGGTCCAAGAGACGATGACAGACAACGTCAACGTGTTCCGCGAGGAGGGCCGGCTCGAGGAGACGCTCGGCGACCTCCGGGAGGCGCGCGAGGCGTACAAGGACGTCGCCGTCTCCGACCCGTCCCGGACGTTCAACACCGACCTGATCCACACGATGGAGACGCGGAACATCCTCGACATCGCCGAGGCGCTCACGATGGGCGCGCTCGCGCGCAAGGAGTTCCGCGGCGCCCACTGGCGGAAGGAACACCAAGAACGGAAGGACGACGAGTGGCTCAAACACACGCTCGTCTCGTGGAACGACGGCGAGCCAGAGCTCTGGTATAAGCCGACGATCCTCGAGGGCGAGAACAAGACGTACGAGCCGAAGAGCCGCTCGTACTGA
- a CDS encoding MFS transporter — translation MGWFGFDRPPAVLLAVIASTFFVGFGGGVVFPILPNLGAVLGISAFMVGVILSANRWVRLVANAPAGALVDKYGTRKPFVLGLLVEGIATLGYVVALAMPPAESLRPLAASLPRFAVGSLAVGPDWWFAPISVAVAPETWFLLARVVWGLGSAAVFATAYTIAADLSDSGSRGTNMGVVRGGITLGFPAGLVLGGIVSSVAGNAAAFVVAAAFALTASVVAYRYVPETHVTGDRSGDSIKPWDVDTAVPALTVGLVNFGLLFAYIGALFSTLVLFLGENDISLFGLAPQGTSGLFMAGTVLSAAFFMLIGGRISDTRDSRTPILLTFLVVSFVGFLLLARSGSVVDLALACVFIGAGQGGTSGPMMALLADLTPDERMGRASGTNNVFGDIGGGLGPMVSLPLIEAVGFAPVYAACAVLPLAAGVALLLGVRRETGTFLPGRAADDAGGAGDATGAEP, via the coding sequence ATGGGGTGGTTCGGCTTCGACCGCCCGCCGGCCGTGCTGCTCGCGGTGATCGCCAGCACCTTCTTCGTCGGCTTCGGGGGCGGGGTCGTCTTCCCGATCCTGCCGAACCTCGGCGCGGTCCTCGGGATCTCGGCGTTCATGGTCGGCGTCATCCTCTCGGCGAACCGCTGGGTGCGGCTCGTCGCGAACGCGCCGGCCGGCGCCCTCGTCGACAAGTACGGGACCCGCAAGCCGTTCGTGCTCGGGCTCTTAGTCGAGGGGATCGCGACGCTCGGCTACGTCGTGGCGCTCGCGATGCCGCCGGCCGAGTCGCTCCGGCCCCTCGCGGCGTCGCTCCCGCGGTTCGCGGTCGGCTCCCTCGCCGTCGGACCCGACTGGTGGTTCGCGCCGATCTCGGTCGCCGTCGCGCCGGAGACGTGGTTCCTCCTCGCGCGGGTGGTCTGGGGGCTCGGCTCCGCGGCGGTGTTCGCGACCGCGTACACCATCGCCGCCGACCTCTCCGACAGCGGGTCGCGCGGGACGAACATGGGCGTCGTCCGCGGCGGCATCACGCTGGGGTTCCCGGCCGGGCTGGTGCTCGGCGGGATCGTCTCCTCGGTGGCCGGCAACGCCGCCGCCTTCGTCGTCGCCGCCGCGTTCGCGCTCACCGCCAGCGTGGTCGCCTACCGGTACGTCCCCGAGACGCACGTCACGGGCGACCGCTCGGGCGACTCGATCAAGCCGTGGGACGTCGACACCGCCGTCCCCGCCCTCACGGTCGGACTGGTCAACTTCGGGCTGCTGTTCGCGTACATCGGCGCGCTGTTCTCCACGCTCGTGCTGTTTCTCGGCGAGAACGACATCTCGCTGTTTGGGCTCGCCCCGCAGGGGACCTCCGGGCTGTTCATGGCCGGCACCGTCCTCTCCGCCGCCTTCTTCATGCTCATCGGCGGGCGGATCTCGGACACCCGTGACTCGCGTACCCCGATCCTATTGACGTTCCTCGTCGTCTCGTTCGTCGGGTTCCTGCTGCTCGCCCGGTCGGGGTCGGTCGTCGACCTCGCGCTCGCCTGCGTCTTCATCGGCGCCGGGCAGGGCGGCACGAGCGGTCCGATGATGGCGCTGCTCGCCGACCTGACCCCCGACGAGCGCATGGGGCGGGCCTCCGGGACGAACAACGTGTTCGGCGACATCGGCGGCGGGCTCGGCCCGATGGTGTCGTTACCGCTGATCGAGGCGGTCGGCTTCGCGCCCGTCTACGCCGCCTGCGCGGTCCTGCCGCTCGCGGCGGGCGTCGCGCTGCTCCTCGGCGTCCGGCGAGAGACCGGGACGTTCCTGCCGGGGCGGGCCGCCGACGACGCCGGCGGCGCGGGCGACGCGACCGGCGCCGAGCCGTAG
- a CDS encoding helix-turn-helix domain-containing protein, producing MIETRTAAPALPPELQSPRAKLVYLYLTTNGDATVSEMGESLGMKKLSLYSILKTLKREGMVDCDGDTYVLN from the coding sequence ATGATAGAGACACGCACCGCGGCGCCGGCCCTGCCGCCGGAGCTGCAGTCGCCGCGCGCGAAGCTCGTGTACCTGTACCTGACGACGAACGGCGACGCCACCGTCTCGGAGATGGGCGAGTCGCTCGGGATGAAGAAGCTCTCGCTGTACAGCATCCTGAAGACCCTCAAGCGCGAGGGGATGGTCGACTGCGACGGCGACACCTACGTGCTGAATTGA
- a CDS encoding cold-shock protein yields MAKGEVDFFNDTGGYGFIETDDADEDVFFHMEDVGGPDLEEGQEVEFDIEEADKGPRATNVTRL; encoded by the coding sequence ATGGCGAAAGGCGAAGTTGACTTCTTCAACGACACTGGCGGCTACGGATTTATCGAGACTGACGACGCGGACGAGGACGTGTTCTTCCACATGGAGGACGTCGGCGGCCCGGACCTGGAAGAGGGTCAGGAAGTCGAGTTCGACATCGAGGAGGCGGACAAGGGTCCGCGCGCGACGAACGTCACCCGTCTGTAA
- a CDS encoding succinate dehydrogenase/fumarate reductase iron-sulfur subunit, translated as MSTQIPKQTEESTETETEADVASKGDERRAEKRRRAAEERARRQEEEAEKAAADEDTIELKVFRYDPEVEGKQEPRFDTFHVPFTKGMTVLDALMYSRDNYDSSLTFRHSCRQAVCGSDAMFVNGGQKLACKTQIVDLEEPIRVEPLPHAEVQKDLVVDMEHFYDQMEAVEPYFQTNEYPDGELEEQRQTRENREKVKMSTRCIWCGACMSSCNIAAGDNEYLGPAAINKAYRFAMDEREGEDIKQKRLEIIEQEHGVWRCQTQFSCTEVCPKDIPLTEHIQELKREAVKNNLKFW; from the coding sequence ATGAGCACACAGATACCCAAGCAGACCGAGGAATCGACCGAGACCGAGACCGAGGCCGACGTCGCCTCCAAGGGCGACGAACGCCGGGCCGAGAAGCGTCGGCGGGCCGCGGAGGAGCGCGCGCGGCGACAGGAGGAGGAGGCCGAGAAGGCCGCGGCCGACGAGGACACGATCGAGCTGAAGGTGTTCCGGTACGACCCCGAAGTGGAGGGGAAACAGGAGCCCCGGTTCGACACGTTCCACGTCCCGTTCACCAAGGGGATGACCGTCCTCGACGCGCTGATGTACTCGCGGGACAACTACGACTCCTCGCTCACGTTCCGCCACTCCTGCCGGCAGGCGGTGTGCGGCTCTGACGCCATGTTCGTCAACGGCGGCCAGAAGCTGGCGTGTAAGACCCAGATTGTCGACCTCGAAGAGCCGATCCGCGTCGAACCGCTCCCGCACGCCGAGGTTCAGAAGGACCTCGTCGTCGACATGGAGCACTTCTACGACCAGATGGAGGCCGTCGAGCCGTACTTCCAGACGAACGAGTACCCCGACGGGGAGCTGGAGGAACAGCGCCAGACGCGGGAGAACCGCGAGAAGGTGAAGATGTCGACGCGCTGCATCTGGTGTGGCGCGTGCATGTCCTCGTGTAACATCGCCGCCGGCGACAACGAGTACCTCGGGCCCGCCGCGATCAACAAGGCGTACCGGTTCGCCATGGACGAGCGCGAGGGCGAGGACATCAAGCAGAAGCGGCTGGAAATCATCGAGCAGGAGCACGGCGTCTGGCGGTGTCAGACCCAGTTCTCCTGTACCGAGGTGTGCCCGAAGGACATCCCGCTCACCGAGCACATCCAGGAGCTGAAGCGCGAAGCGGTGAAGAACAACCTGAAGTTCTGGTAA
- a CDS encoding TrkA C-terminal domain-containing protein, producing MSLPVEIVFGIYLGIITGILPALVSGVLGFVFKYVTGVTIPGLGVVVLALAIAGINGGLLALNDQTIRSSERAPAILTAIVVILMISLYAHAQGDKLGATVPKRLSLKQLRDRTLSTDVVELVGGRGRVTVDVAGEVNDMEGYPPLPAETRRAIVDGEWTFPADLPLVELEDRFAERLRTELDLADVAVRIDERANATVAAAPPTGALSKRVPQGKRAVSVPALVPTGVARGDVVRVLASGLSVDGTVLAARTSGKPEPGAAKPTDGGAQPEGDLPGTERNDAEPRGDGDARTDGGEASADAPPTPPASSAPTTTGGEGRVTVAVDRSEATALLGAGRGRVLVLSRGTRREYELTTLLRRAGKRFRKVSVVPGGPLDGHTIGEVSVRETYDVAVLAARHDEWTIAPSGSQLLSAGDELFVVGGRDALDRFTEAAR from the coding sequence ATGTCACTGCCCGTCGAGATCGTCTTCGGGATCTACCTCGGGATCATCACCGGGATCCTCCCCGCGTTGGTCTCCGGGGTCCTCGGCTTCGTATTTAAATACGTCACCGGCGTGACGATTCCCGGACTCGGGGTCGTCGTCCTCGCGCTCGCGATCGCGGGGATCAACGGCGGCCTGCTCGCGCTGAACGACCAGACGATCCGGTCCTCGGAGCGCGCGCCGGCGATCCTCACGGCCATCGTAGTCATCCTGATGATCTCGCTGTACGCGCACGCTCAGGGCGACAAGCTCGGTGCCACCGTCCCGAAGCGGCTCTCGCTCAAGCAGCTCCGCGACCGGACGCTCTCGACCGACGTCGTCGAGCTGGTCGGCGGGCGGGGTCGCGTCACCGTCGACGTCGCCGGCGAGGTGAACGACATGGAGGGGTACCCGCCGCTGCCGGCCGAGACCCGCCGCGCGATCGTCGACGGCGAGTGGACGTTCCCGGCCGACCTCCCGCTCGTCGAGCTGGAGGACCGGTTCGCGGAGCGGCTCCGGACCGAGCTCGACCTGGCGGACGTCGCCGTGCGGATCGACGAGCGCGCCAACGCCACGGTGGCCGCGGCGCCGCCGACCGGCGCGCTGTCGAAGCGGGTCCCCCAGGGGAAGCGCGCGGTGTCGGTGCCGGCGCTCGTTCCGACCGGGGTCGCCCGCGGCGACGTCGTGCGCGTGCTCGCGTCAGGTCTCAGCGTGGACGGGACCGTGCTGGCCGCCCGGACGAGCGGGAAGCCGGAGCCGGGTGCCGCGAAGCCGACGGACGGTGGCGCACAGCCTGAAGGCGACCTCCCCGGGACCGAACGGAACGACGCCGAGCCGCGCGGGGACGGCGACGCCAGGACCGACGGCGGTGAGGCGTCCGCGGACGCTCCGCCGACCCCGCCGGCGTCGAGCGCGCCCACGACGACCGGCGGGGAAGGGCGGGTGACTGTCGCCGTCGACCGGTCGGAGGCGACGGCGCTCCTGGGCGCCGGGCGGGGGCGCGTCCTCGTCCTCTCCCGCGGCACGCGCCGGGAGTACGAGCTGACGACGCTGCTTCGCCGCGCCGGGAAGCGGTTCCGCAAGGTGTCGGTCGTCCCCGGCGGCCCCCTCGACGGCCACACCATCGGCGAGGTGAGCGTCCGCGAGACGTACGACGTCGCCGTCCTCGCGGCGCGCCACGACGAGTGGACGATCGCCCCGAGCGGGTCGCAGCTCCTGTCCGCCGGAGACGAGCTGTTCGTCGTCGGGGGACGCGACGCGCTCGACCGGTTCACGGAGGCCGCGCGATGA
- a CDS encoding potassium transporter TrkA, with product MGPPVAVGPPVDVGFERPRQAAVTLATFAVLSVLVAGAAALTYRWYFRDEIPEGVTVLLGVSVVALYLNTTSLGAIAIGESPALLEPQSVFFNVVSLGVAAVIAPGGRYVGDRLAVDVFALSGARQLEGELSGIVRAVGRFTAVTLPPVEEIGDMDTYDPVSPEKKAEMAGKTLLFARKLSGEELRERLVARVKTDHGVGHVDVDVTDDGAIDYFAVGSRAAGLGPTLAPGSAAVAVAADPPNNATAGDAVQLWRTDPEPKRVASGELRGVAGDAATVALDESDAERLAEEESYRIVTLPSEPQADREFASLLRTADETMAAITVGAGSALEGSTVGDVAVVVAAVRPEDGSVQPIPPRSYAFDPGDLVYLVGRPDALRRFEADAGGERAEPAVAAPTDAEVDSGTGSGDESEAGAGTESDEGTQRS from the coding sequence ATCGGACCGCCGGTCGCCGTCGGACCCCCCGTCGACGTCGGCTTCGAGCGCCCCCGGCAGGCGGCGGTCACGCTCGCCACGTTCGCGGTCCTCTCCGTCCTCGTCGCGGGCGCGGCGGCGCTGACGTACCGGTGGTACTTCCGCGACGAGATACCAGAAGGGGTCACCGTCCTGCTCGGTGTCTCCGTCGTCGCCCTCTACCTCAACACGACCTCGCTCGGCGCGATCGCGATCGGCGAGAGCCCGGCGCTGCTCGAGCCGCAGAGCGTCTTCTTCAACGTCGTCTCGCTCGGCGTCGCGGCGGTCATCGCCCCGGGCGGCCGGTACGTCGGCGACCGGCTCGCGGTCGACGTGTTCGCGCTCTCGGGGGCCAGACAGCTGGAGGGGGAGCTGAGCGGTATCGTCCGGGCGGTCGGGCGGTTCACGGCCGTCACGCTCCCCCCGGTCGAGGAGATCGGGGACATGGACACCTACGACCCGGTCTCGCCCGAGAAGAAGGCGGAGATGGCCGGGAAGACGCTGCTGTTCGCGCGGAAGCTCTCCGGCGAGGAGCTCCGCGAGCGGCTCGTCGCACGGGTAAAAACCGACCACGGCGTCGGCCACGTCGACGTCGACGTGACCGACGACGGCGCGATCGACTACTTCGCGGTCGGCTCCCGCGCGGCGGGGCTCGGCCCGACGCTCGCACCCGGGTCGGCCGCGGTCGCCGTGGCCGCGGACCCCCCGAACAACGCGACCGCCGGCGACGCGGTCCAGCTGTGGCGGACTGACCCCGAGCCGAAGCGCGTCGCCAGCGGCGAGCTCCGGGGCGTCGCCGGCGACGCGGCGACCGTCGCGCTCGACGAGTCGGACGCGGAGCGACTCGCCGAGGAGGAGTCGTACCGGATCGTGACGCTCCCGTCGGAGCCGCAAGCCGACCGGGAGTTCGCCTCGCTGCTCCGCACCGCCGACGAGACGATGGCGGCGATCACGGTCGGCGCCGGCAGCGCTTTGGAGGGGAGCACGGTCGGCGACGTGGCGGTCGTCGTCGCGGCCGTCCGGCCCGAGGACGGGTCGGTACAGCCGATCCCGCCGCGATCGTACGCCTTCGACCCCGGCGACCTGGTGTACCTCGTTGGACGGCCCGACGCGCTCCGTCGGTTCGAGGCCGACGCCGGCGGGGAGCGGGCGGAGCCGGCTGTCGCCGCGCCGACGGACGCGGAAGTCGACTCCGGCACCGGATCGGGCGACGAATCGGAGGCCGGCGCCGGCACCGAATCGGACGAGGGGACGCAACGCTCTTGA
- a CDS encoding succinate dehydrogenase yields the protein MAERYSSFESGGRMWLLQRITAAFLLVVLAFHFFLLHFVHHADEVSFLASSGRMESLSYYSLMILFLVTATFHGVNGVYNALVNQGLTGTKRTVIKWTLVAASTVLIVQGVRTANAWAGIGLY from the coding sequence ATGGCGGAGCGCTACTCCTCGTTCGAGTCGGGCGGCCGGATGTGGCTGCTCCAGCGGATCACGGCGGCGTTCCTGCTGGTCGTGCTGGCGTTCCACTTCTTCCTGCTCCACTTCGTCCACCACGCGGACGAGGTCTCGTTCCTCGCCAGCTCGGGGCGGATGGAGTCGCTGAGCTACTACTCGCTGATGATCCTCTTCCTCGTGACCGCGACGTTCCACGGGGTCAACGGCGTGTACAACGCCCTCGTCAATCAGGGACTGACCGGCACCAAACGCACCGTTATCAAGTGGACCCTCGTCGCCGCGAGCACAGTCCTGATCGTGCAGGGCGTGCGCACCGCGAACGCGTGGGCGGGCATCGGACTCTACTGA
- a CDS encoding NAD-binding protein, producing the protein MELTREWVTVRASIALTFAVAVLSILAGLAQIGGLGVDGPLASSVPAVVRQTVGFTGTITGFAMLGSGFALRTGYRIGWYSTAILLPLTAIQGLMQASVLSFPLVALSVLSMPALAYNRGRFDRDFSPSPTQLAAGTALVTAISYGTVGTYALRDQFNGVETIVDAFYFTVVTASTVGYGDVTPQAGASADIAQLFVLSSLVMNVAAFAVALGVLLTPAIEAQLSKALGKMTDRQIDLLDDHVLVLGYGDLTEPILEELAARDGVEYAVVTPDETAARRLADRDVPVYTADPSDVEPLERVNLAGARAVVAATEDDARDALAILTARQLNPDVRIVAAVTQRENIDKLRRAGADQVISPATLGGHIIVDCAFGADSGDATTDLLGDVIDDVEDVDDTSD; encoded by the coding sequence ATGGAGCTGACCCGCGAATGGGTGACCGTGCGGGCGTCGATCGCCCTGACGTTCGCGGTCGCGGTCCTGTCGATCCTCGCCGGCCTCGCCCAGATCGGCGGGCTCGGCGTCGACGGACCGCTCGCGTCCTCCGTCCCCGCGGTCGTGCGGCAGACGGTCGGCTTCACGGGGACGATCACCGGCTTCGCGATGCTCGGGAGCGGCTTCGCGCTGCGGACCGGCTACCGGATCGGCTGGTACTCCACCGCGATCCTGCTGCCGCTGACCGCGATACAAGGCCTGATGCAGGCGTCGGTGCTGTCGTTCCCGCTGGTGGCGCTGTCGGTCCTCTCGATGCCCGCGCTCGCCTACAACCGCGGACGGTTCGACCGGGACTTCTCCCCGTCGCCGACCCAACTCGCGGCGGGCACCGCGCTCGTGACCGCCATCTCGTACGGCACGGTCGGGACGTACGCGCTCCGCGACCAGTTCAACGGGGTAGAGACGATCGTCGACGCCTTCTACTTCACCGTCGTCACCGCCTCCACGGTCGGCTACGGGGACGTGACCCCGCAGGCCGGCGCATCGGCCGACATCGCTCAGCTGTTCGTGCTCTCCTCGCTCGTGATGAACGTTGCCGCCTTCGCGGTGGCGCTCGGGGTCCTCCTCACGCCCGCCATCGAGGCGCAGCTCTCCAAGGCGCTCGGGAAAATGACTGACAGACAGATCGACCTCCTCGACGACCACGTCCTCGTGCTCGGCTACGGGGACCTGACGGAACCGATACTCGAAGAGCTCGCCGCCCGCGACGGCGTCGAGTACGCGGTCGTGACGCCCGACGAGACGGCCGCCCGGCGGCTCGCCGACCGCGACGTCCCGGTGTACACCGCGGACCCCAGCGACGTCGAGCCGCTCGAACGGGTGAACCTCGCCGGCGCCCGCGCGGTCGTCGCCGCGACCGAGGACGACGCGCGCGACGCGCTCGCCATCCTCACCGCCCGCCAGCTCAACCCGGACGTGCGGATCGTCGCGGCGGTGACGCAGCGGGAGAACATCGACAAGCTCCGGCGGGCCGGCGCCGACCAGGTGATCTCGCCCGCGACGCTCGGCGGACACATCATCGTCGACTGCGCGTTCGGCGCGGACAGCGGCGACGCGACGACGGACCTCCTCGGCGACGTGATCGACGACGTGGAAGACGTCGACGACACGAGCGACTGA
- the sdhC gene encoding succinate dehydrogenase, cytochrome b556 subunit: MSQSYNRGLIEDFSRWREFEAGMWAWIFHKFTGWVLIGYLFTHIAVLSTGIPAAGAGEAAIMAGEDVYTQTIVSLESLLLVRLLEVGLLAVAVFHMLNGARLLLVDLGVGLDAQDKSFYASLILTGAITVASVPTFIAGAF, translated from the coding sequence ATGAGTCAGTCGTACAATCGAGGCCTCATCGAGGACTTCAGTCGGTGGCGGGAGTTCGAGGCGGGGATGTGGGCCTGGATCTTCCATAAGTTCACGGGGTGGGTGCTCATCGGCTACCTGTTCACCCACATCGCCGTGTTGAGCACCGGGATCCCGGCGGCGGGCGCGGGTGAAGCCGCGATCATGGCGGGAGAGGACGTGTACACCCAGACGATCGTCAGCCTCGAGAGCCTGCTTCTGGTGCGGCTCCTCGAGGTCGGCCTGCTCGCGGTGGCCGTCTTCCACATGCTCAACGGCGCCCGGCTCCTCCTCGTCGACCTCGGCGTCGGCCTGGACGCACAGGACAAGAGCTTCTACGCGTCGCTCATCCTGACCGGCGCGATCACCGTCGCGTCGGTGCCGACGTTCATCGCGGGGGCGTTCTGA